Genomic window (Halomicrobium zhouii):
GGCAGTTCTCGACCGCCGAACGGTCGACGTTCTCGGTCTCCTCCGTGATCCGGGCGAACGTCTCCTCGTCGGCCCAGTCGTGTCCGGACTCGGACTGGGCGTCGAAGGCCGACTCGTGCCAGTGCCAGTACGCCGCCGGCTCCGAGTCGGCGACCTTGTCCCACACGCAGCGACTCCAGACGGCGGCCGGGAGCGAGTACTCCCCGATGTTGGGATAGGAGAGAAAGACGACTCTGACGTCACCGGTCTCGACGTAGTCCGTTCCGATCTCGGGGAGCGTCTCCGTCTCGAACTCCTTGCAGAACGGGCACAGGTAGTCAGTCCAGTAGTAGACGTCCACGGGCGCGTCGGGCTCACCGACGATCGGTCTCCCGGCGAGTTCGACCCCGAAGCCGGTCGTCTCCTCGCTCGTGTGGAAGTTCGAGGGGACGTACGCCTGCTCGTTCGACCCGGAGCGCGAGGCGGCGTACGCGACGCCGCCACCGAACAGGAGCGTTCCACCGCCGGCGAGGAGCGCTCGACGCCGCGTAATATTGCCCCCTTCGTCCATCGATGGACAATCCTATTCCCGCTCCACCGAAGGGCTTTTCGGTCCGATCGAGAGACGGCGGCCGGGAGCGTCCCACCGGAAGCGTCCAGTCCCACCGGAAGCGTCCAGTCCCACCGGAAGCGTCCAGTCCCACCGGAAGCGTCCATCCCGGCAGGGGACGCCTGATCAGGCGTAGTTCTCGACCGTGGTGCGCAGTTGCGCCTCGTCCTGCATCCCGACGAGTCGCTCGGCGGGCTCACCGTCGGCGAAGAGGACGAGCGTCGGGACGCCGCGGACGCCGTACTCCGAAGCGAGTCGCTGGTTGGCGTCGACGTCGACCTTCACGACCGTCGCGGCCGTCTCGGCGGCGATGGAGTCGACGACGGGTTCGAGCATCTGACACGGCCCACACCAGTCCGCGTAGAAGTCGGCCAGAACCACGTCGTGGTTCCCGACGACGTCGTTCAGCTCCGCGGCCCCGTGTACCGGGACGGGTTCTTCCGGGGCCGATTCCGCGGTCGACTCCCCGTCCGCGCCACCGGTCCGGTCGCGGAGTTCTTCGATCTTCTGTTGGCGGATCTCCTCGATGGCGTCGTCCTCGGTCATCTCGGTGGTCCGTTCGGCGCGGCAACGCTTAGTTGTTTTGCACGATATGCACAAGACAGTCTGGCGAGGCGGGCCGTCCGGGGGTGTTCCCGGACGGGACAATACAGTGCAGACGGGAGGGCGTCGACGTCGTCCGGCGCCGTTCCGGAAGGTGAGCGTTCCGTACGCGATCGACGTGTTTTCCCGGGATTCGTCGCGGACCAGGTGACGGTCCGTCGCGCCATCGAGGTCGTCGCTGGGCCACCCAGTCGAAAGGATATTCCTGGCGGACCCAATACTGCACACATGGGATACCACACGTTCGACGCGTCCCGGGCCGACAAACTCGAACAGCCGGAGCGACGGTACCGGTTCCTCTCGGCCGAAGAGCTGGTCTGGGGCCTCGATCTCTCCCCGGCCGCGACCGTCGCCGACCTCGGCAGCGGCACGGGCTTTTACACCGACGACGTCGCCCCGCACGCGGACACGGTGTACGCCGTCGACGTCCAGGCCGAGATGCACGACTACTACCGCGAGAAAGGCGTCCCGCAGAACGTCGAGCTGCTGACGACCGGCGTGGGTGACTTGCCCCTCGAGACTGGTGCCCTCGACGCCGCGTTCTCGACGATGACCTACCACGAGTTTGCGAGCGACGAGGCGCTCGCAGAGGTGCACCGGGTACTCCGGGCGGACGGGCGTTTCGTCGTCGTGGACTGGGCCGCCACCGGCAGCGGCGAGCACGGACCGCCGCTCGACGAGCGCTTCACCGCGGCCGAAGCGGCTGAGGCGCTCCGGGCGAACGGGTTCCGGACCGAACACGAGGCGGTCCGTCCGGAGACGTTCTACCTGGTTGCCACGGCGGAGTAGTTCGCGCCGTCTGGACGGCGCAGTCGAACCGGTCGCCATCTGCCGGAACTCTGCGTTCGCTGGCTCGAACTAGCTGGGCGTCGTTCGTCGCGTGTCTCTCCGGAGTTTGCTTTAGGATTCAATCAACTATATCACACCTGCCAATTCCCATAAATCGGATTATTCGCCGGTAGTCTGGAATTCTACCGCTATCCTCCCAACCGAATCGAAACCATTAATTCAAGTTCTGTTCAACTATTCGTCGATGGCACAAGCGACGGACCGACTGCGGCGGTATCTCGACGACGAACTCGGGGAGTGTCGAAACGAGGACGTCGAGCGCCGACTCGACGAACTCGGCACCCTCGAAGCGGCGCTCGGGGAGGCGCAGGTCGACGCCGAACTCGGCGTGCTCTCGGCGCTCTCCAGCGAGACGCGGTACACGCTCGTTCGCGTCCTCGTCGCGGCCGGGGAGGAACTCTGCGTCTGCGAGTTGCACGCGGTCGTCGACGTGAGCGAGAGCGGGCTCAGTCACGCGCTCTCGACGCTCGTCGACGCCGGCCTCGTCGACGCCCGGAAGGACGGGCGCTGGAAGATGTATCGCGCCACCAATCGCGCGGTCGCACTCGTCACCGTGCTCGAGGGGAGCGTGGGCGATGCGTAACGGCGACGCCCACGACCACGGCCCCGACTGCGAGTGTGAGAGCTGTGGCGACCCGCGGTCGATGGACTTCCTCGACAAGTACCTCACCGTCTGGATCTTCGGCGCGATGGCGATCGGTGTCGGCCTCGGCTTCGTCGCGCCGTCGGTGACCCAACCGATCCAGGAGCTCCACCTCGTCGAGATCGGCCTCGTCCTGATGATGTACCCGCCGCTGGCGAAGGCGGACTACTCGCAGCTTCGGACCGTCTTCAGCAACTGGCGCGTGCTCGGATTGAGCCTCGTCCAGAACTGGCTCATCGGCCCGACGCTGATGTTCGGGCTCGCGGTGATATTCTTCAGCGGCCTGGTCCCGGGACTACCGGCACGCCCCGAGTACTTCCTCGGACTGGTGTTCATCGGGATGGCCCGGTGTATCGCGATGGTCCTCGTCTGGAACGAACTCGCCGAGGGGTCGACCGAGTACGTCACCGGCCTCGTGGCGTTCAACAGCCTCTTCCAGATCGTCACCTACGGGGTGTACGTCTACTTTTTCGCGCTGTTCCTCCCGCCGCTGCTCGGGATGGAGACGCTCGTCGCGGGCATCACCACCTTCGACGTCACCCCGATGCAGGTGTTCGAGGCTATCGTGATATTCCTCGGAATTCCCTTCGCAGCGGGCTTTCTCTCCCGCTACGTCGGCACGCGGGCGAAGAGCGAAGAGTGGTACGACGAGGAGTTCGTCCCGACGATCGACCCGCTGACCCTCGTCGCACTGCTCTTCACCATCGTCGTGATGTTCGCCACGCAGGGCGGCACCATCGTCGCCGCACCTGGCGACGTCCTGTTGCTCGCCGTGCCGCTGACCGTCTACTTCGTCGTGATGTTCCTCGTCAGCTTCGGGATGGGACGGGGCATCGGCGCCGACTACTCGACGACGACGGCCATCGGCTTCACCGCGGCCTCGAACAACTTCGAACTCGCGATCGCCGTCGCGGTAGCGGTGTTCGGCGTCGGCTCCGGCGTCGCCTTCGCGACCGTCGTCGGCCCGCTCATCGAGGTGCCCGTCCTGCTCGCGCTGGTCCACGTCGCGCTGTACTTCCAGCGACGGTACGACTGGGGCGGCCACACGACCGGGAGCCTCGATTCGTCCGCACCCGACCCGACGACCGACGACTGACCACAGAACCATGTCATCCAACACTGCCACAGACGACCCGATTCGAATCGCCTTCGTGTGCGTCCAGAACGCCGGCCGTTCCCAGCTGTCGACGGCCTTCGCCGAGCGTGAACGGGACCGACGTGGGCTCGAAGACCGCGTCGAGATTCGTACCGGCGGGACCCACCCGGCCGACCACGTCCACGACGAAGTCGTCGAGGTGATGGACGAGGCGGGGTTCGACCTCGCCGACCGGACGCCGCGAGAGATTTCCCTGGCGGAACTGCGCTCCTGTGACTACGTCGCGACGATGGGCTGTTCGACGCTCGACGTCGGCGAAGTCGGCGACGACGTGGATATCCGGGACTGGGCGCTCGACGACCCCGACGGCCAGGACCTCGATCGGGTGCGGGAGATCCGTGACGAAATCGAGCGGCGGGTGGTCGCGCTGTTCGACGAGTTCTCCCCGTCCGAGTGAGTCTCCCCGTCCGAGCGAGCAGCGCTCCGCTCACCGCTATCGAGCAGTCGGCGTCCGGTCGGATACTCGCATCCGTCCGCCCCGAGGAGCGGTACCAGTGACACCGATGTTACTTCCCGGCACCGGTGTCTCGAAGGCATTTATGGCCGAGTGACGACGAACTCTGGGTGACGACTCACCACCCGAAATGTCCCAACGAAAACCTGACTACGTAGACGACGCCGATATCGACGAATCGCTCGACGACCTGCCCGCGGCGGACGCTATCGAAGAGACGGTCGAGAACCTCGAAGCGAACGGGTTCGAGGTCGTCGTCGTCGATTCCGCCGACGCCGCGCTCGCGGAACTGCAGTCGCTCATCCCGGCGGGCTCGTCCGTGATGAACGGCCACTCGACGACCCTCGAGGAGATCGGATTCGTCGAGTACCTGAGCGAGGGAGACCACGAGTGGGAGAGCCTGGCCGACGAGATCTGGAGCATCGAAGACGACGCGGAGCGACAGGCCGCTCGCCGTGAATCGCAGACGGCGGAGTTCTTCCTCGGCGGCATCAACGGGATCGCACAGTCCGGCGAACTCGTCGCTGCCGACCGGTCGGGTAGTCGCATCGGTGCGTATCCGTTCGCCGCCGAGAACGTCGTCATCGTCAGCGGCGTGAACAAGATCGTGCCGACGGTCGACGACGCGCTCGACCGGCTCGAGTCCGTCGCCTACCCCCTCGAGAACGAGCGCGCCCAGGAGGCCTACGGCGTCGACTCCGCCATCGCCAAGCAGCTCATCTTCCGACAGGAACTCGAAGAGGGACGGACGACCGTCGTCCTCATCCGCGACCAGTTCGGGTACTAGCGGAACCGGCGGCTGCCAGGACGGACGCAGGGCCGAGTGGCGGCCAGCCAGCCACTACTCCGGAAGGTCAGCCGGGTCGTACTCGTGTTCCCACTCGGGTCGGCCCGGCCCCGGTAACTCGTCGACGTGAGCGTAGAGTTCTGCTTCCGAGTCCCACGGATAGCACTGTCCCATCGCGTCGAACCGTCGGAAAAAGGAGAGGTGGGACCAGCTGTAACTCGCGGGCGGTTCGTCCATCCCCTGTC
Coding sequences:
- a CDS encoding DsbA family protein: MDEGGNITRRRALLAGGGTLLFGGGVAYAASRSGSNEQAYVPSNFHTSEETTGFGVELAGRPIVGEPDAPVDVYYWTDYLCPFCKEFETETLPEIGTDYVETGDVRVVFLSYPNIGEYSLPAAVWSRCVWDKVADSEPAAYWHWHESAFDAQSESGHDWADEETFARITEETENVDRSAVENCRENRGDAVRESIDADLETGRSAGLQGTPGFVLYNREADVAGKMVGAHPYENFANAIEKIRDA
- the trxA gene encoding thioredoxin is translated as MTEDDAIEEIRQQKIEELRDRTGGADGESTAESAPEEPVPVHGAAELNDVVGNHDVVLADFYADWCGPCQMLEPVVDSIAAETAATVVKVDVDANQRLASEYGVRGVPTLVLFADGEPAERLVGMQDEAQLRTTVENYA
- a CDS encoding class I SAM-dependent methyltransferase; this encodes MGYHTFDASRADKLEQPERRYRFLSAEELVWGLDLSPAATVADLGSGTGFYTDDVAPHADTVYAVDVQAEMHDYYREKGVPQNVELLTTGVGDLPLETGALDAAFSTMTYHEFASDEALAEVHRVLRADGRFVVVDWAATGSGEHGPPLDERFTAAEAAEALRANGFRTEHEAVRPETFYLVATAE
- a CDS encoding ArsR/SmtB family transcription factor, whose amino-acid sequence is MAQATDRLRRYLDDELGECRNEDVERRLDELGTLEAALGEAQVDAELGVLSALSSETRYTLVRVLVAAGEELCVCELHAVVDVSESGLSHALSTLVDAGLVDARKDGRWKMYRATNRAVALVTVLEGSVGDA
- the arsB gene encoding ACR3 family arsenite efflux transporter produces the protein MRNGDAHDHGPDCECESCGDPRSMDFLDKYLTVWIFGAMAIGVGLGFVAPSVTQPIQELHLVEIGLVLMMYPPLAKADYSQLRTVFSNWRVLGLSLVQNWLIGPTLMFGLAVIFFSGLVPGLPARPEYFLGLVFIGMARCIAMVLVWNELAEGSTEYVTGLVAFNSLFQIVTYGVYVYFFALFLPPLLGMETLVAGITTFDVTPMQVFEAIVIFLGIPFAAGFLSRYVGTRAKSEEWYDEEFVPTIDPLTLVALLFTIVVMFATQGGTIVAAPGDVLLLAVPLTVYFVVMFLVSFGMGRGIGADYSTTTAIGFTAASNNFELAIAVAVAVFGVGSGVAFATVVGPLIEVPVLLALVHVALYFQRRYDWGGHTTGSLDSSAPDPTTDD
- a CDS encoding low molecular weight phosphatase family protein, which codes for MSSNTATDDPIRIAFVCVQNAGRSQLSTAFAERERDRRGLEDRVEIRTGGTHPADHVHDEVVEVMDEAGFDLADRTPREISLAELRSCDYVATMGCSTLDVGEVGDDVDIRDWALDDPDGQDLDRVREIRDEIERRVVALFDEFSPSE
- a CDS encoding lactate utilization protein, translating into MSQRKPDYVDDADIDESLDDLPAADAIEETVENLEANGFEVVVVDSADAALAELQSLIPAGSSVMNGHSTTLEEIGFVEYLSEGDHEWESLADEIWSIEDDAERQAARRESQTAEFFLGGINGIAQSGELVAADRSGSRIGAYPFAAENVVIVSGVNKIVPTVDDALDRLESVAYPLENERAQEAYGVDSAIAKQLIFRQELEEGRTTVVLIRDQFGY